Part of the Tolypothrix sp. PCC 7910 genome, GGAGAAAGGGAAAGATAATAGCTTTCACCCTTCCCCTTTCTCCTTTTTCCCTTAACCAACAAGTCTTGCGCCCATTGTCTAAACTGACAAATACTGTTCAATAGAAGGTTGTTGACGACGCAGGATATTGATTGCTTGCTGCTGAATTTGGCGGACTCGTTCTCGACTGACATTTAACTTTTGCCCAATCTGAGCCAAACTTAGTTGTTGATCATCTTCGAGTCCGAAGCGCAAAATCAGTACTTGACGCTGCATCGGTTTAAGAGAAGCTAACAAATTTTCCATATCTTGACGCAACAGCTGTTGAGTTAGCTGTTCGCTGGGTGAAATACCTTCATCAGCTAGCAGTTCGTTGAGTTCCGTGTCTTGATTGTCTCCCACCTTTAAATCTAGAGAAAATGGCTGTTTTGAAGCACTGAGATATTCTCGTATTTGGTTGGGTTGAAGATTCAACGCTTCGGCAATTTCTGTAATAGTGGGGAAACGACCAAGTGCTTGAAACTGTTCTCGCTGTACTTTTTTGATTTGATTGAGTTTTTCGGTGATATGGATTGGTAGCCTTACAGTCCGGGATTTTTCTGCGATCGCTCTTGTAATTGCTTGGCTAATCCACCAATATGCATAAGTTGAGAACTTATAGCCACGATTTGGGTCGAACTTCTCTGCACCTCGTTGCAAACCTATTGCACCTTCTTGAACTAAATCCAAGAATTCTAAATTGCGGCGCTGATATTTTTTGGCAATCGATACTACCAGCCGCAGGTTTGCTGTGACCATCTTTTGTTTTGCACGTTGACCTAGCTTGAGTATTTGTTTTAACTCAGCTTCACTTTTGTCAACCTCAGCAGCTAATTCACTCAAAGTAGGTTCGCGATTCAATTTTTGGCTGAGCGTATCTTTTTCTTGCTCGATGGCCATCATTTGCTGTACCTGCCTACCATAAGCAATTTCTTGGTCTGCTGTTAACAAAGGATACTGACCAATTTCTTGCAAATAAACGCGAACTGTGTCGGGACTGGGGCTGGACATACAACTTTCAAGCTTTTCGATAATCAGACGAATCTAAAAGTATAAATCAAATAAGGAGATCTATTTTCCTGATTTAAATAGGAAAAAAATATCTGCTTAAGATTTCATCGCATTTCTGGATGATCAGTGATAATTCGGTGCATCTTTGCTGTAAGCAGCAAGAAAATACTCTCTTGTGCTCCTTTGCATCCGCTGCTCCCGTAATGGTTGGTCTTTAGCTCCAGAGGATATTAATCCCTCTGAATCAACCGCTGTTGCAATCTTGTGTAGCGCTGTTTATCGTCACTAGAACGGACAGCCAGGGATATTGCTTTTTTAGACCCAATGACAATTGCCAACTGTTTAGCACGAGTTAGTCCAGTGTAGAACAGATTACGGGACAGCATCATATAATGCTGCATATAGAGTGGCAAAATCACCACTGGATACTCACTGCCTTGAGATTTATGGATTGTAGTGGCGAATGCAAGGGATATTTCATTCAAGTCAGCATAATCGTAAACTACTAGGCGATCGCCATACTGTACTACTACTTCTTGTTCTTCTGTATCAATACTACTGATAATTCCTAAATCACCATTAAATACTTCTCGATTGTAGTCGTTCATTTGCTGAATAATGCGATCGCCTACACGCAAAGTCATTCCACCCCTGGTAATCTCCACTTTTTCGGGGCTAGGCGGATTAATTAGCTGTTGCAATACTGTATTCAAGTTGCGAGTTCCAACAACTCCCCGCGTCATGGGGCAAAGTACTTGCACATCGGTAGCTGGATTAAATCCTAAGTGAGGAATTAAATCTGTAATTAACTCACAAATCGCTTGTACTCCATGTTCTGGCTCAAATCCTCCACCATGCCATAAACAATCAGACACCGGATGATCGGAAATTGCCTCGATGGTGGGCAATTGTCCGCGATTAATTTGATGTGCGATGGTGATAATTGCGCTTTGCTGGGCTTGCCTAAATACCTGTGTTAACCGCACTACGGGCACTTGTCGAGAATGTATTAAATCAGCAAGTACCTGTCCTGGCCCTACCGAAGGTAACTGATCGATATCTCCTACTAACAATAGTTGTGCGCCAGCTGCCACAGCATTGACTAAAGAGTATGCCAAGAATAAATCCAGCATTGATGCTTCATCGGCAATAATTGCGGTGTGGGGCAAAGGATTATGATTGTCGCATTTAAAACTCATCGTCTTCGGCTCAAATTCCAGTAAGCGATGGATTGTTTTTGCTTCTAACCCAGTCATTTCACCCAATCTTTGAGCCGCCCTTCCTGTAGGCGCAGCCACAGCAATCGATTTCCCCATCGCCTTCCATAAGCTGACGATGGTGTAGGTAGTGAAAGTTTTCCCCACACCAGGGCCACCCGTCAAAATCATTACAGGAGCATAAGCCGCCATTTCTACAGCTTGTTGCTGCTGTTCTGAAAGCTGAATCTTCTGGCTGCTGGTAAACTTCTCTAGCCAAGCCCGCACACGGGGGATATCTTGGGCTACCGATTGACGCAAACGCTGAGATATTAGTTGTGCTAAATTTTCCTCAGTGTGGTAGTAAGTTGGCTTATAACACAGCAGCGTTTTCTCTGGCGTTTTCTCTCTAATTAAGTCATCTTTGAGCGCCATATTTTTGATAGTTTCAGTAATGGCAGATTCCGTTGGCTGATGCTCATCGGTGGTGAGTAGTTTGATTACACTCTCAATTAATTCTGGTTGGGGTAAGTAGCAATGTCCTTCCTCTGCGGCTTCGCTCAAAGCATGAATAATCCCTGAACAGTATCTAAACTCGCTATCGGGGGCAATACCAACATTGCGAGCAATTTTATCGGCAGTCAAAAATCCGATACCATAGATATCGGATGCTAACTGGTAGGGGTTTTCTGTAACTTTAGCGATCGCCTCATCGCCGTACTGTTTATAAATTTTTACAGCGTAGGTAGTAGAAACACCATGCCCTTGCAAAAATACCATCACTTCTTTAATAGCTTTTTGCGTTTCCCAGGCGTTTTTAATTAACTTGATGCGTTTTTTAGCTATACCTGGAACTTCAATCAAACGCTCAATTTGATGTTCGATAATATCTAAGGTTTCCTGTCCAAAGTGTGCCACAATGCGTTTAGCTGTGACTGGCCCAACACCCTTAATTAGTCCACTACCCAAATATTTCTCAATTCCTGTGAGCGTTGCTGGTTTAG contains:
- a CDS encoding RpoD/SigA family RNA polymerase sigma factor translates to MSSPSPDTVRVYLQEIGQYPLLTADQEIAYGRQVQQMMAIEQEKDTLSQKLNREPTLSELAAEVDKSEAELKQILKLGQRAKQKMVTANLRLVVSIAKKYQRRNLEFLDLVQEGAIGLQRGAEKFDPNRGYKFSTYAYWWISQAITRAIAEKSRTVRLPIHITEKLNQIKKVQREQFQALGRFPTITEIAEALNLQPNQIREYLSASKQPFSLDLKVGDNQDTELNELLADEGISPSEQLTQQLLRQDMENLLASLKPMQRQVLILRFGLEDDQQLSLAQIGQKLNVSRERVRQIQQQAINILRRQQPSIEQYLSV
- a CDS encoding ATP-dependent RecD-like DNA helicase, whose product is MSTSPTHQQQQINASPQHETITGVVERLTFYSEESGYTVARLMRPSAKDLTTITGSFANIQPGQTLQLTGFWRDHPQYGPQFQVVNYRETKPATLTGIEKYLGSGLIKGVGPVTAKRIVAHFGQETLDIIEHQIERLIEVPGIAKKRIKLIKNAWETQKAIKEVMVFLQGHGVSTTYAVKIYKQYGDEAIAKVTENPYQLASDIYGIGFLTADKIARNVGIAPDSEFRYCSGIIHALSEAAEEGHCYLPQPELIESVIKLLTTDEHQPTESAITETIKNMALKDDLIREKTPEKTLLCYKPTYYHTEENLAQLISQRLRQSVAQDIPRVRAWLEKFTSSQKIQLSEQQQQAVEMAAYAPVMILTGGPGVGKTFTTYTIVSLWKAMGKSIAVAAPTGRAAQRLGEMTGLEAKTIHRLLEFEPKTMSFKCDNHNPLPHTAIIADEASMLDLFLAYSLVNAVAAGAQLLLVGDIDQLPSVGPGQVLADLIHSRQVPVVRLTQVFRQAQQSAIITIAHQINRGQLPTIEAISDHPVSDCLWHGGGFEPEHGVQAICELITDLIPHLGFNPATDVQVLCPMTRGVVGTRNLNTVLQQLINPPSPEKVEITRGGMTLRVGDRIIQQMNDYNREVFNGDLGIISSIDTEEQEVVVQYGDRLVVYDYADLNEISLAFATTIHKSQGSEYPVVILPLYMQHYMMLSRNLFYTGLTRAKQLAIVIGSKKAISLAVRSSDDKQRYTRLQQRLIQRD